The Panthera uncia isolate 11264 chromosome B3 unlocalized genomic scaffold, Puncia_PCG_1.0 HiC_scaffold_1, whole genome shotgun sequence genome segment TCCTAAAAGAGGGTTCTAGCCTTGTCCTTCCTATATGCTCCCTGAGAGCCATTCCTGTCCCTTAAACAttccagggcagggtgggggtgggtagccCTGGGGGTTCCCTCCCTTTTGTGCACCATTAGGACCTTGCTGCTGCTATTGCACTTCACCAGGGGCTGGCTCTGACCTCAGTCCCCTCAGTCTCCTGTCCCCCCATTCTGtgtcctggggggtggggatggggtcaGCCGCTGCTCTGTACAGACCACAGGAACTGATGTGTATATAACTATTTAATGTGGGGTATGTTCCCCTAGTCCTGAATTTCCCTTAACTCCTCCTTCCAACCTTACCCCCCAGTTGCAGTATTTAACTGAGCTGGATAAGGTTGCTCTGTCTTGGGGGAAGCTAGGGATTCATCCTGTGCTTGTAAATAAATAAGGTCATGACTATCCTTTTCCAAGTTGTTTATctttatatatgaaaagataagGAGAATCTGTAATCCCACAAAGGGGTAGAATACAAAGACAGCAAGGCTGAAACTATGGCTCTTTATTTTCATGTGGACAGTTCAGAGAAAGTCATCAGTAGCTTttgtttaatgtaaaaaaaaaaaaaaagaaaagcacaaaaaaattGGGGTTTAAAGGAAACCTAAGTGTCACTAGGAGCCTGGTTGAAGGACTCGTATTTTTAGAAGGGAAGTAACAGTGCAGATTTCTTTAGAGAGcagtttttaaagaagtttggGGAGGTTAAGTTTTAAAGCTAGCTTGGGGGGCTAATTTCCCCAGCTTAAAGTAATTTAAGGGAGGTGTCACAGTGCTAGGTACAGGGTGATGGGACAGTGGTCACTGCCCAGGGCCTTGGAACGGATCTTGCTGTCACACAATGCGGGTAACAGAGAGTGTGACAACAAAAAGTAATCAAGGCGCCAACCAACATTTTTGGATCGAGCATTCATCATGTAGGTCCAAAAGGTATATGCATAGGCCGTGTTGGGGTAGAGGTGCCGGAAGCTGTCAGCCAGAGGCACAGCCTCTAGTAATTCCCCAAAGCCCTGACGCTCTTGTGGAGTGAAGCCagcattctttttgtttcccttggggTTGCGAAGGTCGATTTCTTCATGGGCCACATTGAGGTCCCCACAGAGCACAAGGGGCTTGCGGGAAGCCAAGCCCTTTAGGAACTTGCGGAAGGCCTCATCCCAGCGCTGCCGGTACTCCAAGCGGACCAGACCTCGGCCTGCGTTAGGTACATAGGCTGTTACCAGCACAAATGAGTCAAATTCAGCCACAATCACCCGGCCTTCCTGATCGTGTTCCTCCTCACCTACAGAAACAATGAAACGAGATCAGCATAAAAAAGTGTACAGAATGGGAAAGCAAAGAAAGTAACTCCCATTAGGAGCTGGGACGGGTATTAGCAATTGGTTTGAAAGACCTCAGGGGTTAGGAATTAACAGGGTCTCACCAATGCCATAGGAGACTTTGAGTGGGCACTGGCGGGAGAGCAGGCCCACACCACTGTACCCTTCC includes the following:
- the APEX1 gene encoding DNA-(apurinic or apyrimidinic site) endonuclease; translation: MPKRGKKGAVAEDGEEPKIEPEAKKSKVGAKKNEKEAAGEGPVLYEDPPDQKTSPSGKSATLKICSWNVDGLRAWIKKKGLDWVKEEAPDILCLQETKCSENKLPAELQELPGLSHQYWSAPSDKEGYSGVGLLSRQCPLKVSYGIGEEEHDQEGRVIVAEFDSFVLVTAYVPNAGRGLVRLEYRQRWDEAFRKFLKGLASRKPLVLCGDLNVAHEEIDLRNPKGNKKNAGFTPQERQGFGELLEAVPLADSFRHLYPNTAYAYTFWTYMMNARSKNVGWRLDYFLLSHSLLPALCDSKIRSKALGSDHCPITLYLAL